The following DNA comes from Marispirochaeta aestuarii.
CGGAAGGACATGTACTTCTCGAAGATGTACCGGGCCTGGGAAAAACCCTTATGGCCAAATCCCTGGCCAGGAGTATAGACGGCAGGTTCAGACGGATCCAGTTTACTCCGGACCTGCTGCCTGCGGACATTACCGGATTCTCGGTATACGATCAGAAAAGCGGCGATTTTGTTTTTCATCCCGGCCCGATAATGTGCAACGTACTCCTGGCGGACGAAATCAACCGGACAATTCCCCGGACCCAGTCGAGTCTTCTGGAGAGTATGGGGGAGTTTCAGGTCACGGTGGATGGCAGGACCCTGCAGCTGCCGAGGCCCTTTTTTGTTATTGCCACCCAGAATCCCATAGAAATGGACGGGACCTTCCCGCTTCCGGAAGCTCAGCTGGACCGTTTTCTCATGCGTATAGATCTGGGATATCCCTCCAGGGACGAAGAGATTCTCATCCTGGAACGTTTTCAGCAGGATGATCCCCTGGAGAGCCTGGAACCGGTCATAGATCCGGAACGCATTACCCATCTTCAGGAGGAACGAAGCAGGATAACCATCTCCTCCCCGGTAAGAGAGTATATTGCAGATCTGGTGGCCGCGACCCGCAGTCACGGGAAGGTACGCTTCGGCGTCAGTCCCCGGGGAGCCATCGGTATTATGCGGGCGGCCCAGGCCCTTGCCCTTCTGCGGGGACGGGAATTCGTTCTGCCGGATGATGTAAAGGAGCTTGCAGGTCCGGTTCTCGAGCACCGCATAATACTGCGTCACGATGAAAGAACCCGGGGGGCCACCGCCGCGGCGGTTCTGGGCGAGGTACTCGGCTCTGTTCCGGTTCCCGTACCTGTATAAAATCCCATGAGCGATCAGGAATCGACCGTCTACTCCAGTTTCTTCTCCATGGGCTTCAGCCTTGGCCTTGTTTGTATCGTTCTGTTCATCGCTCTGGTACAGAAAAACCTTAATCTGGCCCTTCCTGCGGGAGGAATACTGATTATCGGGGTCGGTACCAGACTCTGGAGCCGCCTGTCCCTGTACAGGCTGGAGGTCTCAGTCGATTTGAGCACAGACCGCCTGTTCCCGGGAGAACTGCTCAGCCTCAGCGTAAAACTCGAAAACCGGAAGCTCCTGCCTGTTTTTACGGGACTTGAGCTGCACTCCCCTGCCCTTCTGGCTGATGAAAAGCAGCTGCCGCTTAACGGAGAGACACGGTTGCTCTCCTTCGAAAAAAGCCGACGGATCTGGCATGTGACGGCGCGAAAACGGGGAGTGGCCCCCCTGGGAGAGATACGTATCGCTTCAGGGGACCTTCTTGGACTCCACAGGAGAATCAAGACTGTAACCGATTCACGGGAGATTATCGTCTATCCGCGGCGTGGGGAGTTTCAGCCCCTGAACATCCCCTTCCAGGAGTTCTTCGGCATAAATGCCTCAAAGGGTCCGGTGGAAGATCCGGCCTGGTACGCCGGAACCAGGGATTACAGCGGAAACAGACCGGCGAGAAACATCCACTGGAAAGCCAGTGCCCGGCTTGGAAAACTCCAGGAAAAACTCTATGAGCCCACATCTCACCGAAAGGTCCTGCTGGTCCTGGACCTTTCGGGGTTCAGCCTGCTGGAAGATACGGAGGAGATTGAACACCTTATTACCAGTGTGGGAACCCTGGCCTACGTTCTGATGGAGACAGGCGCCTCCTTCGGGCTCGTAACCAATGCAGCCCTTGCAGGAGAATCAGAAGGCGTTCTGCCCATCGGCCGCGGTCCGGAGCACCTGGGACGGCTTCTCGAGATACTAGCCCGCATCGACTACAGAGAGGTCATAAGTATCCTGCCTCTTCTCAAGGTCCTGGACCACGGGGACCTGGGGCTGGTGTACTGTGCAGCCGGCAAATCACAGGCAATTGCCGAAAATCTTTCCGACATTCTTCCCCGCCGGCGAAGGATACTTTTTATTTTCTCCCGCCTGACGGAACACCCTGCCATGACCCCTTCCTCCTCCACAGGGCTGGTTGAACCTGCATTCTGGATGGGATTTCCCGCCTATCGTGCCGGGGAGGTGGTTCATGCCGAATAGGACAGGACTTTCCCCATATCTTCCGGTACTGCTTGCCACTGCGGCCATGGATCTCTGCCGCTGGTATATAGCCGCGGGTCTCTTTTTCATGATTCCAGAGCGCGGCAGCATTTCCCTGCTCCCGTCAGGCCTGGCCCTTACCGGGGCCATGTTCCTTTCTCTGCTGATGAGCAGACTAAAGAAGCGCCGTATCGCCGACCTGCTTGCACACACCCTCGGGCTTGCGGCATCCCTCTGCCTTATGCTGAAAAGTTTTACGGGCCTGCCCTTCCATTTTTCAAAAGGCATCGCAGGTTTTTTCGGGGCTTACAGCATGATCTCCACACCTGGAGAATGGTTTTCCCTTGCCCTTGTACTCGGCTGGACCCTCCTGCTCTGGCTGAGGGGCAGGCATCTGGGATCCCGGCCCGGGGATTACAAGCGAACGGTTGCCCGTTTCGATGCTGGAATACTGCTTATTTTCGCCGTTTATTTCCTTCGCATGGGTATACGCCTGGAGGATCCCCATGCCATATCCTCCGTAAGCGCGTATCTGCTTTTCGGCATCCTCGCAATCTATGCGGCCCGCAATCGGGACAGGGACCGGAATTTCATACACACGACTTCAGCCTTCGGGCTTGTTCTGCTTTTTACTGTCGGCTTTATTCTTCTCGGGACCGCCGGCGTTGTGCTCTACCCTCTTATGGCGGATACAGCCGGCGAGGTATATTCGGTCATCAGGAAAGGGACGGAACCTTTTCAGCCCCTGATTATTGCCTTCCTTCGCTTTCTTTTCGGCCGACGATCTGCGGTATCAGCTGGAACGGCGGGCGCAGGTCCTTCCGCCGAGGAGCTCAGCGCCGGTCCGCCCCGGGAACCGGGCTTCTGGATGCAGCTCTTCGAGAAGATTCTGGTCTACAGCATCGGAGGCATCCTGGCTATCCTTACCCTCCTTATTGCCGGATACCTTCTCTGGCGGCTTGCAGGCTATCTTTTCGCTCCCGGGAAAAAGAAGGATGAAGGAATCGCTTTTCGAGAGTTCCTTCGGATTCTCCTGCAGAAAATCTCCGAGGGAACAGGCATACTCCTTCGTGCGGTCAGAAAGATCCCGGAGATCCTTTTAAAAAGCCGCAGGCGAAACCTGTCGGCAGGTTCCTCCGCCTTCAGGAAACTCATCTCCTGGGGCCGTTTTTCCGGGATAAGGATAGAAACCGACGAAACCGCCGGAGAGTACGGCCGTCGTCTGGCAAAGGCTTTTCCCCCCGTTTCAGATGCCGTTCGTGCAATAGTCAGATACGCAGAGTCCGAAACCTATGGTGAGAAAGCTCTGTCCGGCGAAGAGCGTCTGGAACTCCGTCGTGCCCGCAGGAAGACAGGAACTTTCCGGCTGCTCCCTCTGCGCCTGGCAAACAGGATGGGGTTTCGTAGATAGTTTTTTCTTGACAGTATCTGACGGGAGAGTTAAAATAATAATCGTTCCTATTTTTACTTAAGGAGGAGAGCATAGCAAAAAACCGCAGGTATAATCGCAGCAGACAGCGTGATCGAATACTTGAGCTGCTGCGAGAGACCGGTGACCATCCCACTGCCGACTGGCTCTACACCCAATTGAAGGATGAGTTTCCAAATCTCAGTGTAGGTACGATCTACCGAAACCTGAACATCCTTCTGGATCAGGGCCTTATTAAAAAGATCGACTTTGGAAGCACCTTCGACCGTTTTGAAGCGAATACTGCGCCCCATTACCATTTTATCTGTGATCGCTGCGGTTCCATTATCGATCTCGACCTTCCCATCGATCCCGACCTGGACTCCAGGGTCAATGACCGGACCCCCTACACCGCTCTGCGGCATAAGATCGAATTCTTTGGTCTTTGCAACCGCTGCTCTAACATGCAGTAGGTTTTTTTGCTTTAAATATAAGAATCGTTCTGATTCTTATTTATCAATGCGCAGGCATTGACAAACTTTTTTTCAGGGAGGCCTAATATGGCACGGGTAGCACAAGAGATGGTAAAAAAAGCGGGAGTAGATCTGGATCTGCTCATCAAACTGTTGGTAAAAAACGCTTCTGCCGAGCTTACAACATTCTACTACTACACAATTCTCAGGGTTAATCTTATCGGACTTGAAGGGGAGGGAATCAAGGAGATTGCAGAAACCGCCCGTATTGAGGACCGAAATCACTTCGAAGCCCTGGTACCACGGATCTATGAGCTGGGAGGAGAACTTCCGGGGGACATGAAGAAGTTTCATGATATCTCTGCCTGCCCCCCCGCGAGCCTGCCCGGGAAGGCGAATAATGCCACTGAAATTCTGAAGGTTCTGGTGGAGGCGGAGCGCTGTGCCGTCCGGGGATATACGGAAATCTGCAACATGACCGCCGGCAAGGACCACCGCACCTATGATCTTGCCCTTGCGATTCTGAACGAGGAAATAGAGCATGAATCCTGGTTCTCGGAATTCCTGGGCGAAGGGCCCTCCGGCCACTTTCTGCGGCGGGGAGATACATCGCCTTTTGTTTCGAAATTTCTAAAATAAGCCATGCATCCGGAGCCCGGAGCAGCAGAAGGGAATTCTCTGCTCCGGGCCCTTTCAGGGCAGCTTGCAAATCTACCTGTATAGTGTAAAATACCATGAAATATTCCTTGATCAGTGGAGGTCCGTGCTGGAACGGGAGGAAAAGCGTCTCTATGGACTTATGTACATTCTGCTGGCTGGATTCTTCCTCGCCGGGCTTTTTACTCAAGGTCCGGCCTCAGTCGGCGCCGGGCTGCTTAAGATACAGGTACACCCGGCACGCCTTTTAAACGATTTTACCCTGGTGGGCGGGGAAGGCGCCGCCCTGGTGAATGCTGCCGTTATCGCAGCCCTTGGACTGCTGCTGGTCCGAATAAACCGGGTCCGGCTTTCCGGCCCCACCCTGTCGGCTGTTTTTACCATTTTCGGATTCGGGCTCTTCGGTAAAACCGTCTTCAATATTTTACCCATCGTAATCGGTGTGGTCATCTCAGCGCGTATCGCCGGAAAAAGTTTCAGGGAGTACATCCTGATGGCCCTCTTCGGTACGACCCTGGGTCCCCTGGTGACCAGCCTGGGTTTCGAAACCGGCCTGCCCCTGCTTCCGGCCATGGCCGTAGCTGTGGCTGGCGGTATCACCGTGGGGATCCTGCTTCCCCCTGTCGCCATGATCATGCTTCGCATGCACCAGGGTTTCAGCCTCTACAATATCGGACTTACCGGCGGGTTTATCGCAATATTCGGTGCCGCTGTCCTTACAGCCTCCGGCAGGGCTCTGAATACTTCCCTGGTCTGGAACTCCGCGCCTTCCGGACTGCTGATCTATCTGGTTCCCGTAACCTCCGCTGTTTTACTGATTTTCGGACTCCTGGGGAAGGCTAAACAAAACCTCGGGGATTTTATAAAGATTCTGACCCTCCCCGGACGTCTGCCGTCGGATTTTATGAGTTCCACCTCCATAAGTGGCAGCCTGATAAATATGGGTATAATCGGTCTGCTGACCTGGAGCTATGTACTGCTGGTAGGAGGCGATGTGAACGGTCCGGTTCTGGGAGGGATATTTACCGCCCTGGGCTTTGCCGCCTTCGGAAAGCATCCGAAAAACAGCTGGCCCCTTGTCGCCGGGGTAGTCGCAGCCTGCCTTGTATTCGGTAAGGACCTGGCCGCCCCCGGACCTCTTCTGGCAGCCCTCTTCTGCCTGACCCTGGCCCCTGTGGCAGGCGAATTCGGCTGGATGGCAGGTGTTATCGCCGGTTTCCTGCACCTGGTCATGGTGGAAAGAACCGGGGCCTGGCATCTCGGGATCAATCTCTACAACAACGGCTTCGCCGGCGGTCTGACAGCGACCCTGATGGTTGCGGTGATCGAGTGGTTCAGAACCAGCCGCGAGAACAGCAGGACAGAACCGTCCTACAGAAGGAGAAGATAAGCAATGAAACACAAGCGCACCGAGTTCATCCTGCATCTTATAAGCGAGGTTGCCCATTTTGTCCTGGACGCCGATCCCTCCAGAATGGTCATATCCCTCCATCAGGAAAAAGACGGTCTGCATCTGGCGATCTTTGATGACCGGACCCGGAATGCGGAGGAACTCCAATCCATACGGAAGTCCCTGGAGCACCAGGAACGGCCTGAACTGGCCGGGTATTACGGTTCCATGGCAGGATACGATATGCTTGGAGAGGCACGCCTGGATCTGGTAGGCTGGCAGATAAAAGCCGCCACCGTCAGCGATACCGGCAGCGGAACCCAGATCGATCTATGGCTGGGGGGCGATCGTTTTGATCCGGAAAAGTTCACCCTGGGAAACACTAAGCAGTAATCAGGCACGGCTTTGAGTTGTAGAGAATCTTATGTTGAAAAAGTTCCATTTCTCGTCCTTTAAGACCCTGTTCTCCGTAATCGTGGTCCTCTCCCTGGTACCTGCCCTGGTGATTATAATATGGACCGGAGTTGAACACGGTTCCTCCCTGGAAGAATCCGTCAGGGATGAGGCCTTTCGGCAGGTGGAAACCCTGTCCATGGTTCAGAGAGTCATTTCCCAGTCCGTTTATCAGACCCTGATGACCCTGTCGATTCTGCCATCCTTTACCGACGGAGATTACGAAACCCAGAACATGGTCATCGGCGATCTGCTCAAGAAGAATCCGGAGTTTGTTAATATCTCCACCGTGGACACACGGGGCAGAGTCAGGGCCTCCGCTTCCCCGAATCTGGAAACCGGAATCGACCTCTCCCAGCGGCGACATATCAGGGAAGCCCTTGCGGGGAAGGGTTTTGTCGCCGGAGAGTTTATAATTGCCTACGTGGACCAGGAGCAATCCTTTCCCTTTGCCCTGCCCCTGAGGAGCAGAGAGGGAGAAATCATCGGGGTGCTTAACGCCGTTTACCGGCTGAGTGTCTACCGGACCATCTTTGACCGTCTCGAGCTGCCGGAGGAGACCATTCTCGGGATTACCGATTTCCAGGGTATCCGGATCTTTTTTCATCCAAGGAAGAAGACCAATCCGGTTGGAAAACCCATAAAGCAATCCGTCTGGCAGGGTATGCAGAACACAGCCGACTCAGGAACCCTCGTCGATACCGGGTCCGACGGTATACGGCGCTTCTATGCTTACCGGAAAATCAGGCTCTCTCCGGAGAGCGACCCCTACCTGTACATCGTACTTGGGATACCGGAAAGGAATGCGACCCGTCCCTCCCTCAGTATCCTCTACCGAAACATTATACTGATTGCGGCGGCGGCTCTGCTGAGTATCATAATATCCTCGGTACTTGGGCATATAAGCCTGGGCAGAAAACTGAAGAGCCTCATTCTGACGGTTAAGCAGATCCGGGAAGGAGACCTCTCCGCACGCACGGGAATCGTTGATTCCGAATCCGAAGTGGGGCAGGTCGCCGAAGCCATCGATAACATGGCCAACAGCCTTGAAGAGAGGAATTTCGAACGGGACAAGGCGGAGCGGATTCTGTCGGAGGCCCTTGCCGAGCGGGAGACCCTCCTGAAAGAGGTCCACCACCGGGTAAAAAACAACATGCAGCTGATTCTGAGCCTTCTGCACCTGGAGCAGCAGAACAGCAGCAGCATCGAGGACTTTTCCCTTCAGCTGGAAAACAGAATAATGGCCATGTCCACGGTCCATGAAATGATGTACCAGTCCGAGACCATTGCGGAAATCAATATGGAAGATTTCCTCGAGCGCCTTGGATCCGTAACCAGGAACCTCTACGCCGGACTCGTAATCGATGTTCAGGCTGAACAGCTGGTCCTGACCCTGGAAGAGGCCGTCCCCCTGGCTCTGATCGTAAATGAGCTGCTTACCAACTGCGCAAAATACGGGAAATCTCCCGACGGGGTTGCCCGGGTAAACATTGCAATGGGTTCTGATGCGGGAAACGCGACTCTGACCGTTCGGGACCACGGACCGGGTTTTCCGGAACCCCGGGAAGAGAACAATCCCACAAATCTCGGAATGCTTCTTGTCAGCACCCTGTCGGAACAGATCGGCGGGAAGGTCTCGTTCTCATCCCGGGAGGGAGCCGTTGTAGAGCTCAGCTTTCCGCTGCAGAGAGTTTAAGCTTTCCCCGGGGACCTGTCGCATGTTTACCTATAGCATCACCGGCAAATAACTAGTATCCTTCCTGATATCCAGTTTTCAGGAGTTCCGAGATGTCTCAATGTCCATGCGGCAGCGGAAAAAGTTTTTCCGCCTGCTGTGAACCGTACCTTACCGGTGCTGCCGATGCCCCCACTGCCGAGGCGCTGATGCGTTCGCGCTATACAGCCTACACCCTCAACAAAACAGCCTATATTGAGTCGAGCCACGACCCGGAAACCAGGGATTCCCTGGATCTCGAGGCAACCGGCCGCTGGGCCGGTGAATCAGAATGGCTCGGGTTGAAGATTCTGCGAACCGAAGCCGGCGGCAAAAAGGATGACAGGGGAATAGTCGAGTTCGAGGCCCGCTACAGGCAGAACGGGGAAGAGGTCCTGCACCACGAAGAGAGCATCTTCATCAGGCGTGGGGGCACCTGGTTCTTTCACGACGGACATAAACCTTCCCTTACGGTAGTCCGGGAGGAACCCAAGGTCGGCCGCAACGATCCCTGTCCCTGCGGCAGTGGGAAAAAATATAAAAAATGCTGCGGCAGTTAGCCTTGCAGCGGAAAGGAACTGCTCCCTATCTGTTCAGAAAGCTGATGTAATTTTCGATCTCCTCAGGGATCTTTACACCGGCTTTTTCGAAGCGTTTCTTTCGCGATTCCAGACGGAGCAGCTCTTTCCGGATCCGGTTCTGATACTTTGTCTCCATGTCGGTAAACAGGGGCTTCCTGGCCATCTCTTTTCGATGCTCCTCGGGAAAGGGAGCATAGCGGTAGAAGATCTCCCTGACCGCCGGATTCATTCTCAGCCGTCCCTCGAACTCGTAGTTGACCCAGGTAAGGTAATCACTGGTAAAGCGATCCCGGTCCGACCGGGTTTTCTGAATAAACTCTCTGAGTTTTTCCTTGGCCTCCGGGGTGAGTTTGGGATTCCTCCGATAGAAATTGATATAATCGTAGTAGGCGCCGACAATTCCCCCTTCGATGGGGTCGGTCCATTTGACCCCGGCCATGGTCTTCTGCAGTTCCCAGCGGAACTGGGCCAGCACGGTGGGGATGGCCTCATCAAGACTCTCCGTAAAGAAGAGGGGTACAAAGATCCTCCCGGGGCTCTCACGTTTTGTACCGTCCAGCTCCTGCCACATCATGGCCCGGGAGCCGCTTACGGGATACAGTACAAAATTCGGCAGAAGCTCCTTGAACACCAGATCGTTACCGAACTTGTGGTGCAGAACAACCTCCCGGTAGAACACGGAAAAATCCCGTTCCCGATAACTGTTCACCCCTTCTCCCAGGGTCTCCGGTTCAATCAGCATTCGTTCCGCGGATCCCACAAAGGCTTCACTGCACAGAAAAGGAACGGAGCGCTGTCGTGCTCCCGAAAGCAGGCCGCCGGTCTGGGAGACCACATTATGCAGTTCAAAACGCACCCGGTCCTCCGCCGTATCCTTGTACATATAGACGGAACTCTTCTGGGCTTTGGTCATTTTCGCCTGGCGTTTCAGAACTTCCCGAAAGGATTGCCCCATCTCGGTGATGGAGGGCAGAATTTCAGACCGGTAAATTTTTTCAAGAAAATAGGGCAGGGTCATGACCGGAATCTGCTCATCCGCATAGAGTACCCGTGAATAGGCATCGTCTATAGTGGCGAGATCCTCCCGGCTCAGAAGCGTCTCATCCACAAGACCGAAATGAAGCATGATACCCGGAATAAAGCCCTTTAAATCCGTGTCGATGATTTTTAGAAAACATTTTTCATAGAGCTGCCAGTACTGCCCGCTGAGGGTTTCCCGCAGGTCCCTGAGGCCGCTGCCGAATTTATCCTGAGCCCCTCCGAAGCTGCGCATATTCTCCCTGAAGCTTTCGGAAAAATCACTGTCCATATCCGAAAACTCCAGGATCC
Coding sequences within:
- a CDS encoding DUF1576 domain-containing protein; this translates as MLEREEKRLYGLMYILLAGFFLAGLFTQGPASVGAGLLKIQVHPARLLNDFTLVGGEGAALVNAAVIAALGLLLVRINRVRLSGPTLSAVFTIFGFGLFGKTVFNILPIVIGVVISARIAGKSFREYILMALFGTTLGPLVTSLGFETGLPLLPAMAVAVAGGITVGILLPPVAMIMLRMHQGFSLYNIGLTGGFIAIFGAAVLTASGRALNTSLVWNSAPSGLLIYLVPVTSAVLLIFGLLGKAKQNLGDFIKILTLPGRLPSDFMSSTSISGSLINMGIIGLLTWSYVLLVGGDVNGPVLGGIFTALGFAAFGKHPKNSWPLVAGVVAACLVFGKDLAAPGPLLAALFCLTLAPVAGEFGWMAGVIAGFLHLVMVERTGAWHLGINLYNNGFAGGLTATLMVAVIEWFRTSRENSRTEPSYRRRR
- a CDS encoding DUF58 domain-containing protein, yielding MSDQESTVYSSFFSMGFSLGLVCIVLFIALVQKNLNLALPAGGILIIGVGTRLWSRLSLYRLEVSVDLSTDRLFPGELLSLSVKLENRKLLPVFTGLELHSPALLADEKQLPLNGETRLLSFEKSRRIWHVTARKRGVAPLGEIRIASGDLLGLHRRIKTVTDSREIIVYPRRGEFQPLNIPFQEFFGINASKGPVEDPAWYAGTRDYSGNRPARNIHWKASARLGKLQEKLYEPTSHRKVLLVLDLSGFSLLEDTEEIEHLITSVGTLAYVLMETGASFGLVTNAALAGESEGVLPIGRGPEHLGRLLEILARIDYREVISILPLLKVLDHGDLGLVYCAAGKSQAIAENLSDILPRRRRILFIFSRLTEHPAMTPSSSTGLVEPAFWMGFPAYRAGEVVHAE
- a CDS encoding AAA family ATPase codes for the protein MTKNECALLAENTAKVVVGKQRAMELLTVALIAEGHVLLEDVPGLGKTLMAKSLARSIDGRFRRIQFTPDLLPADITGFSVYDQKSGDFVFHPGPIMCNVLLADEINRTIPRTQSSLLESMGEFQVTVDGRTLQLPRPFFVIATQNPIEMDGTFPLPEAQLDRFLMRIDLGYPSRDEEILILERFQQDDPLESLEPVIDPERITHLQEERSRITISSPVREYIADLVAATRSHGKVRFGVSPRGAIGIMRAAQALALLRGREFVLPDDVKELAGPVLEHRIILRHDERTRGATAAAVLGEVLGSVPVPVPV
- a CDS encoding Crp/Fnr family transcriptional regulator; translated protein: MERLDLSEEIKRKKVAAGTILILQGETAKAMSMLHSGLAEVLSCSRSGGDLPPDPEELIDSSIRVGLIKGESIFGILGIREEGPYETSIRAVTDCIVTIIPVKHEKIIHLLQSRISLNLQVLRALAQRIESAVFLHKNYKYLWHKFASIADTLALAGDFPEDSGPAELPCTRENADLAEYAACLRKRINAAEGLQAPDPWDHNLFLGRLQQAMGLYEEQDARVVENMIDYQQLIFLKRLVQKPDEILISLFKKDEPLNFYIFQFLSKALETMVHENLHLVTEIDDLIRRLFLEDGWIDQTLERQPAESEKAGIFNHYLGRFCWRCRQDARKLLGVDLAREFPVYSSLGQYQDLELEGKGRRTSKSGEKDGASGLAKYANLLDRILEFSDMDSDFSESFRENMRSFGGAQDKFGSGLRDLRETLSGQYWQLYEKCFLKIIDTDLKGFIPGIMLHFGLVDETLLSREDLATIDDAYSRVLYADEQIPVMTLPYFLEKIYRSEILPSITEMGQSFREVLKRQAKMTKAQKSSVYMYKDTAEDRVRFELHNVVSQTGGLLSGARQRSVPFLCSEAFVGSAERMLIEPETLGEGVNSYRERDFSVFYREVVLHHKFGNDLVFKELLPNFVLYPVSGSRAMMWQELDGTKRESPGRIFVPLFFTESLDEAIPTVLAQFRWELQKTMAGVKWTDPIEGGIVGAYYDYINFYRRNPKLTPEAKEKLREFIQKTRSDRDRFTSDYLTWVNYEFEGRLRMNPAVREIFYRYAPFPEEHRKEMARKPLFTDMETKYQNRIRKELLRLESRKKRFEKAGVKIPEEIENYISFLNR
- the dps gene encoding DNA protection during starvation protein; the protein is MARVAQEMVKKAGVDLDLLIKLLVKNASAELTTFYYYTILRVNLIGLEGEGIKEIAETARIEDRNHFEALVPRIYELGGELPGDMKKFHDISACPPASLPGKANNATEILKVLVEAERCAVRGYTEICNMTAGKDHRTYDLALAILNEEIEHESWFSEFLGEGPSGHFLRRGDTSPFVSKFLK
- a CDS encoding histidine kinase dimerization/phosphoacceptor domain -containing protein, with the translated sequence MLKKFHFSSFKTLFSVIVVLSLVPALVIIIWTGVEHGSSLEESVRDEAFRQVETLSMVQRVISQSVYQTLMTLSILPSFTDGDYETQNMVIGDLLKKNPEFVNISTVDTRGRVRASASPNLETGIDLSQRRHIREALAGKGFVAGEFIIAYVDQEQSFPFALPLRSREGEIIGVLNAVYRLSVYRTIFDRLELPEETILGITDFQGIRIFFHPRKKTNPVGKPIKQSVWQGMQNTADSGTLVDTGSDGIRRFYAYRKIRLSPESDPYLYIVLGIPERNATRPSLSILYRNIILIAAAALLSIIISSVLGHISLGRKLKSLILTVKQIREGDLSARTGIVDSESEVGQVAEAIDNMANSLEERNFERDKAERILSEALAERETLLKEVHHRVKNNMQLILSLLHLEQQNSSSIEDFSLQLENRIMAMSTVHEMMYQSETIAEINMEDFLERLGSVTRNLYAGLVIDVQAEQLVLTLEEAVPLALIVNELLTNCAKYGKSPDGVARVNIAMGSDAGNATLTVRDHGPGFPEPREENNPTNLGMLLVSTLSEQIGGKVSFSSREGAVVELSFPLQRV
- a CDS encoding DUF4129 domain-containing protein gives rise to the protein MPNRTGLSPYLPVLLATAAMDLCRWYIAAGLFFMIPERGSISLLPSGLALTGAMFLSLLMSRLKKRRIADLLAHTLGLAASLCLMLKSFTGLPFHFSKGIAGFFGAYSMISTPGEWFSLALVLGWTLLLWLRGRHLGSRPGDYKRTVARFDAGILLIFAVYFLRMGIRLEDPHAISSVSAYLLFGILAIYAARNRDRDRNFIHTTSAFGLVLLFTVGFILLGTAGVVLYPLMADTAGEVYSVIRKGTEPFQPLIIAFLRFLFGRRSAVSAGTAGAGPSAEELSAGPPREPGFWMQLFEKILVYSIGGILAILTLLIAGYLLWRLAGYLFAPGKKKDEGIAFREFLRILLQKISEGTGILLRAVRKIPEILLKSRRRNLSAGSSAFRKLISWGRFSGIRIETDETAGEYGRRLAKAFPPVSDAVRAIVRYAESETYGEKALSGEERLELRRARRKTGTFRLLPLRLANRMGFRR
- a CDS encoding Fur family transcriptional regulator, whose product is MAKNRRYNRSRQRDRILELLRETGDHPTADWLYTQLKDEFPNLSVGTIYRNLNILLDQGLIKKIDFGSTFDRFEANTAPHYHFICDRCGSIIDLDLPIDPDLDSRVNDRTPYTALRHKIEFFGLCNRCSNMQ
- a CDS encoding YchJ family protein — its product is MSQCPCGSGKSFSACCEPYLTGAADAPTAEALMRSRYTAYTLNKTAYIESSHDPETRDSLDLEATGRWAGESEWLGLKILRTEAGGKKDDRGIVEFEARYRQNGEEVLHHEESIFIRRGGTWFFHDGHKPSLTVVREEPKVGRNDPCPCGSGKKYKKCCGS